In one window of Bdellovibrio bacteriovorus W DNA:
- a CDS encoding ribonucleotide-diphosphate reductase alpha subunit (COG0209 Ribonucleotide reductase, alpha subunit), which yields MAKKSLYMAPYFYQGKAPAKMFRWKRSDSRIKNSKGEVFFEMKGVKAPEFWSPLAVDIAASKYFRKAGVPKTRHENSVEQMVERVVQAIVQSGLKQGQYFASKKDAEVFANELRIILYSQAGAFNSPVWFNAGLWESYKIKSPSEHFSWDFKKKKITATQNAYERPQCSACFIQSVEDSIESIFDLAKTEAKLFKYGSGSGTNFSKIRSRFEETSSGGKSSGLLSFLEVLDRGAGAIKSGGTTRRAAKMVVVDIDHPEVLDFIDWKMREEQKAHMLIEAGLDSNFEGEAYRTVAGQNANNSVRVNNSFMKALDQNKSWDLVARHTKKKMQTLPAMEVWQKIAKAAWQCADPGIQFHTTINEWHTCPQDGEIRSSNPCSEYMFLDDSACNLSSINLVKFLRPDGEFDFEGFIHTARTLFIAQEILVDYSSYPTERIAENSHRYRPLGLGYANLGSLLMRMGIAYDSEAGRAWAGALTAMMTGVSYLTSSELSQVKGSFAGFKKNKSSMLKVMKKHQSALKKISWQYLPEDLDQALAQLWKAVVYGGEKFGFRNAQATVIAPTGTIGLLMDCDTTGIEPDFSLVKIKKLAGGGEVQIVNQAVPVALKNLQYSQEAIASILKHIEEHNTVKGANELKQEHRAIFDCATGPDKEHVLSPESHLLMMAAVQPFVSGAISKTVNLPESATVQNVADVYEKAWQLGLKAVAIYRDGSKRSQPLNIKKASSIGEAVKPDFIMKCPECGGDTVLTSGCYRCPNCGTTVGCS from the coding sequence ATGGCTAAAAAATCACTTTATATGGCTCCCTATTTCTATCAAGGAAAAGCTCCAGCAAAGATGTTCCGTTGGAAACGTTCAGATTCACGGATTAAAAATTCTAAAGGCGAAGTCTTTTTTGAAATGAAAGGCGTCAAAGCGCCGGAGTTCTGGTCCCCCTTAGCTGTAGATATTGCAGCTAGTAAGTATTTTAGAAAGGCGGGAGTTCCAAAAACTCGACACGAAAACTCTGTCGAGCAAATGGTAGAAAGAGTTGTGCAGGCCATTGTGCAATCGGGTTTAAAACAGGGTCAGTACTTTGCCTCAAAAAAAGACGCTGAAGTTTTTGCCAACGAATTGCGAATCATTCTTTATTCTCAGGCGGGGGCTTTTAATAGCCCAGTGTGGTTTAACGCAGGTCTGTGGGAGTCTTATAAAATTAAATCACCCAGTGAACACTTCTCGTGGGATTTTAAAAAGAAGAAAATCACCGCTACACAAAATGCCTATGAACGCCCCCAGTGTTCGGCCTGTTTTATTCAAAGTGTTGAAGACTCTATCGAGTCGATTTTTGATTTAGCCAAAACCGAAGCGAAACTTTTTAAGTATGGCTCTGGCTCAGGAACAAATTTTTCTAAAATCCGCAGTCGGTTTGAAGAGACAAGCTCTGGCGGAAAGAGTTCGGGATTGCTTTCATTTCTTGAGGTACTTGATCGTGGCGCCGGTGCTATCAAGTCGGGTGGGACAACTCGTCGGGCGGCAAAGATGGTCGTTGTCGATATTGATCATCCTGAAGTTTTAGATTTCATAGATTGGAAAATGCGCGAAGAACAAAAGGCGCACATGCTAATTGAGGCCGGTTTAGATTCTAACTTTGAGGGCGAAGCCTATAGAACCGTTGCTGGACAGAATGCAAACAACTCCGTGCGAGTGAATAACTCGTTTATGAAAGCCTTGGATCAAAATAAAAGTTGGGATCTAGTTGCTCGTCATACAAAAAAGAAAATGCAAACACTTCCAGCTATGGAAGTCTGGCAGAAAATCGCCAAGGCCGCTTGGCAATGTGCAGACCCAGGAATTCAGTTTCATACAACCATCAATGAGTGGCATACATGCCCGCAAGATGGAGAAATTCGCTCTAGCAATCCTTGCTCAGAGTATATGTTCTTGGATGATTCCGCTTGCAACTTATCTTCTATTAATCTTGTTAAATTCTTACGACCGGACGGTGAGTTTGATTTTGAAGGATTCATTCACACGGCAAGAACTCTCTTTATTGCGCAAGAAATTCTAGTTGATTATTCAAGCTATCCCACTGAAAGAATTGCCGAGAACTCTCATCGCTACCGACCTCTGGGGCTTGGTTATGCGAATCTTGGGAGCCTTCTCATGCGTATGGGGATCGCCTACGACAGTGAGGCGGGAAGAGCATGGGCAGGAGCGCTCACGGCAATGATGACAGGGGTTTCTTACTTAACCAGTTCTGAACTTTCTCAAGTCAAAGGTAGCTTTGCAGGTTTTAAGAAAAATAAATCATCTATGTTGAAGGTGATGAAGAAACATCAATCTGCCTTGAAGAAAATTTCATGGCAATATCTTCCCGAAGATCTAGATCAAGCCCTTGCTCAACTCTGGAAAGCTGTTGTCTATGGTGGCGAGAAGTTTGGGTTTAGAAATGCACAAGCCACAGTGATTGCTCCTACTGGAACGATTGGGCTGTTGATGGATTGTGATACTACCGGCATTGAACCAGATTTTTCGTTAGTGAAAATTAAAAAACTTGCTGGCGGCGGCGAGGTGCAAATCGTCAACCAAGCAGTTCCCGTGGCTCTTAAGAACTTGCAATATTCTCAAGAAGCTATTGCAAGTATTTTAAAACATATTGAAGAGCACAACACCGTCAAAGGAGCGAACGAGCTTAAGCAAGAGCATCGCGCTATTTTTGACTGCGCTACAGGGCCTGACAAAGAGCATGTTTTATCCCCAGAAAGTCATCTCTTAATGATGGCTGCCGTGCAACCTTTTGTGAGTGGAGCTATTTCTAAAACGGTCAACCTGCCAGAGTCTGCAACAGTGCAAAATGTCGCCGACGTCTATGAAAAGGCTTGGCAGCTCGGTCTAAAAGCCGTGGCCATCTATCGGGATGGAAGTAAACGCAGCCAGCCTCTGAATATTAAAAAAGCCTCATCTATCGGCGAAGCCGTAAAGCCTGATTTTATTATGAAATGCCCAGAGTGTGGGGGGGATACGGTTTTGACGAGTGGGTGTTATAGGTGTCCCAATTGCGGCACCACCGTAGGTTGCTCTTAG
- a CDS encoding 30S ribosomal protein S1 (COG0539 Ribosomal protein S1): protein MAKKDIFGDEIEETKDMASFEELFAQSEKSLDRKLRVGDNFQGELLSIGKEEAFVSTGTPVDGMMFTRELLDENNQVKYKVGDIIDCVVTAVRGGELRISRKGAKGANLTDTLEDAFDMELPVEGRVTEVCNGGVRVSIQGKTAFCPISQLDTRFVQDASAYVDKKFEFMITQMDKRNMVVSRRKVLDLQKAEHEGTFMLKNQPGALLSGKIGRVEKFGAFVELEGGIEGLVHVSEISWSRVHDANEVVRPGEQVTVKLLKVEDVDGRLKISLSLKQADGEGNPWHSVPTKFPVGTILKGTVDKKENYGLFVTLTPGVNGLLPRSKWRDSLDAAQYENKKRGDEITVQVDQIIFEEKKISLGLPGEAEDMSWKSHTTSSSSGFGSLGDALKNLNIKPK from the coding sequence ATGGCAAAAAAAGATATATTTGGTGATGAGATTGAAGAGACGAAAGACATGGCAAGCTTTGAAGAGCTTTTTGCCCAATCTGAGAAATCTCTAGATCGCAAACTTCGCGTGGGCGATAACTTTCAAGGAGAACTTCTTTCTATCGGTAAAGAAGAGGCCTTCGTATCTACTGGAACTCCTGTTGATGGCATGATGTTCACTCGCGAACTTCTCGATGAAAATAATCAAGTAAAATATAAAGTCGGTGACATCATTGATTGCGTAGTGACGGCAGTTCGCGGCGGAGAGCTTCGCATTTCTCGTAAAGGCGCTAAGGGTGCAAACCTCACTGATACTTTGGAAGACGCTTTTGATATGGAGCTTCCTGTTGAAGGACGTGTGACGGAAGTTTGTAACGGTGGCGTGCGCGTGAGCATCCAAGGTAAAACGGCATTCTGTCCTATCAGTCAATTAGACACTCGCTTTGTTCAAGATGCTTCAGCCTATGTCGACAAAAAATTTGAATTCATGATCACACAGATGGATAAGCGCAATATGGTGGTTTCTCGCCGTAAAGTCCTAGATCTGCAAAAAGCAGAACACGAAGGGACCTTCATGTTGAAAAACCAACCCGGAGCTTTGCTTTCTGGAAAAATCGGCCGTGTTGAAAAATTCGGTGCCTTTGTTGAACTTGAAGGTGGAATCGAAGGACTTGTTCACGTTTCTGAAATCTCTTGGTCTCGCGTTCATGATGCGAACGAAGTGGTTCGTCCTGGTGAACAAGTGACTGTGAAGCTTTTAAAAGTTGAAGACGTGGATGGCCGCTTGAAGATCTCCCTTTCTTTGAAACAAGCTGATGGCGAGGGAAATCCTTGGCATTCAGTTCCGACAAAGTTCCCAGTGGGAACGATTTTAAAAGGGACTGTTGATAAGAAAGAAAACTACGGTCTATTCGTAACTCTGACTCCGGGTGTGAATGGTTTATTGCCGCGCTCGAAGTGGAGAGATTCACTAGATGCTGCTCAATACGAAAATAAAAAACGTGGTGATGAGATCACGGTTCAAGTTGATCAAATTATTTTTGAAGAGAAAAAGATTTCTTTGGGCTTACCTGGGGAAGCTGAAGACATGAGCTGGAAGAGTCATACGACATCTTCATCTTCTGGATTCGGATCTTTAGGGGATGCTCTGAAGAATCTCAATATTAAGCCGAAATAG
- a CDS encoding nucleotide-utilizing enzyme (COG1058 Predicted nucleotide-utilizing enzyme related to molybdopterin-biosynthesis enzyme MoeA) yields the protein MRASILSIGTELTDGQILNRNAHWISQRLKEATVETQCHLTVPDDFSAMLDAIGVCARKSEFIFVTGGLGPTSDDFTRDVIAKWCGKRLEFSEDVWLAVQKRMIDRGYVPNNEQKQQCFFPEGSTILKNKAGTAPGFHLVHRGHHFFVLPGPPQEVAAIWDDFIAQYLIKNARDPDPVVTRIWDTLGKGESDVAIAVEKVLKDVAVVKGYRVHLPYVEVKVSYRESQALELQGVLEKLTSELAPILVTRDGEDLASTISNELKKFGTPEVTIVDGTKSPKLLTRLTPILSGLASWKYFANSADENKNAEMSFDFQILEDHLAEVKIVIQGQAFERKLQSPYNNPLMVSRSLQVLIEYALVEWLKCLKESSPNP from the coding sequence ATGAGGGCCAGCATTCTAAGCATCGGCACTGAGTTGACCGATGGCCAAATCTTAAACCGCAATGCCCATTGGATTTCACAGAGGCTTAAGGAGGCCACTGTAGAAACTCAGTGCCACCTTACCGTTCCCGATGATTTCTCGGCAATGCTTGATGCCATTGGAGTCTGCGCACGCAAATCAGAATTCATTTTCGTAACGGGGGGCCTTGGACCTACTTCCGATGATTTCACCCGCGATGTGATTGCCAAATGGTGTGGAAAGAGGCTCGAGTTTTCTGAAGACGTATGGCTTGCAGTGCAAAAACGCATGATCGATCGTGGCTATGTCCCCAACAACGAGCAGAAACAGCAGTGTTTCTTCCCCGAAGGCTCTACGATTCTAAAAAACAAAGCTGGCACAGCCCCTGGCTTTCATCTTGTCCACAGAGGACACCACTTCTTTGTCCTACCAGGGCCGCCCCAAGAAGTCGCGGCTATCTGGGATGACTTTATCGCTCAATATTTAATAAAAAATGCCCGAGATCCCGACCCCGTAGTCACGCGTATCTGGGACACACTCGGGAAAGGTGAATCCGATGTCGCTATTGCTGTAGAAAAAGTTTTAAAAGACGTCGCTGTTGTCAAAGGCTACCGGGTGCATCTTCCCTATGTGGAAGTTAAAGTGAGCTATCGAGAATCACAAGCCCTGGAACTCCAAGGTGTCCTTGAAAAACTCACCTCGGAGCTTGCTCCTATTTTAGTTACTCGTGATGGAGAAGATTTAGCTTCTACAATTTCTAACGAATTAAAAAAATTTGGCACCCCAGAAGTCACAATAGTCGATGGTACAAAATCCCCTAAACTTCTCACAAGATTGACTCCAATTCTTTCCGGTTTAGCTTCTTGGAAATACTTTGCAAACTCTGCGGACGAAAATAAAAACGCGGAAATGTCTTTCGACTTTCAAATTCTGGAAGATCATTTAGCGGAAGTAAAAATCGTCATTCAGGGGCAGGCTTTCGAAAGAAAACTTCAGAGTCCCTATAACAATCCCTTGATGGTTTCGCGCTCTCTTCAGGTTTTGATTGAATATGCCTTGGTAGAGTGGCTGAAATGCCTAAAGGAAAGCTCCCCCAACCCTTAG